Proteins from a genomic interval of Papaver somniferum cultivar HN1 chromosome 4, ASM357369v1, whole genome shotgun sequence:
- the LOC113276556 gene encoding glucose-6-phosphate 1-dehydrogenase, cytoplasmic isoform-like yields the protein MASAKLKEVETDKKKQVIEIEKKPSLKTSDSFSEMSVPETGCLSIIVLGASGDLAKKKTFPALYNLYRQGFIQSNEVHIFGYARSKMSDDELRVRIREYLIKKDTSPEQSEDVSKFLQLIKYVSGNYDSDEGFKLLDKEISAHELSRNTQEGSSRRLFYLALPPSVYPPVCRMIRFNCMNKSDFGGWTRVVVEKPFGKDLDTAEDLSAQLGELFEEKQIYRIDHYLGKELVQNLLVLRFANRFFLPLWNRDNIANVQIVFREKIGTEGRGGYFDEYGIIRDIIQNHLLQVLCLVAMEKPISLKPEHIRDEKVKVLQSVMPISNEEIVLGQYEGYTADPTVSDHSNTPTFATMILRIHNERWEGVPFIMKAGKALNSSKAEIRVQFKDVPGDIFKCKKQGRNEFVIRLQPKEAMYMKLTVKKPGLDMSTIQSELDLSYGQRYQDAVIPEAYERLILDTIRGDQQHFVRRDELKAAWEIFTPLLHRIDEGKMKPLPYKRESRGPAEADELLEKAGYVQTHGYIWIPPTL from the exons ATGGCGTCTGCAAAACTAAAAGAAGTTGAAACTGACAAAAAGAAACAAGTTATTGAAATTGAGAAGAAACCTAGTTTAAAAACTAGTGATTCATTCTCAGAGATGAGCGTACCTGAAACTGGTTGTTTATCAATTATAGTGTTAGGTGCTTCTGGAGATCTTGCCAAGAAGAAAACTTTTCCAGCTCTTTACAATCTTTACAGACAG GGATTTATACAATCAAATGAAGTACATATATTTGGTTATGCTCGAAGTAAGATGTCAGATGATGAATTGAGAGTCCGTATTCGTGA ATATCTCATCAAAAAGGATACATCACCAGAACAGTCCGAAGATGTATCGAAGTTCTTGCAATTG ATCAAATACGTTAGTGGTAACTATGATAGCGACGAGGGCTTTAAGTTATTGGATAAGGAAATTTCGGCGCATgaactttccagaaatactcaaGAAGGATCGTCTCGTAGACTCTTCTATCTTGCGCTCCCACCATCTGTGTATCCTCCTGTCTGCAGAATGATCAGGTTTAACTGCATGAATAAAT CTGATTTTGGTGGATGGACACGAGTCGTCGTTGAGAAACCTTTTGGCAAGGATTTAGACACTGCAGAGGATCTGAGTGCCCAACTTGGGGAGTTGTTCGAAGAAAAACAGATTTACCGTATTGATCACTATCTAGGAAAAGAATTAGTGCAAAACTTG TTGGTGCTTCGTTTCGCTAATCGCTTCTTTTTGCCCCTTTGGAATCGTGATAATATCGCTAATGTTCAG ATTGTATTTAGGGAGAAAATTGGAACTGAAGGGCGTGGTGGTTATTTTGATGAATATGG AATCATCCGGGATATCATTCAGAATCATCTATTGCAG GTTCTCTGCTTGGTTGCCATGGAAAAACCTATTTCTCTTAAACCTGAGCACATCCGGGATGAGAAAGTGAAG GTTCTTCAGTCAGTCATGCCTATATCAAACGAAGAGATAGTGCTTGGACAGTATGAAGGATACACTGCTGACCCGACAGTTTCAGATCACTCAAACACCCCAACTTTTGCAACCATGATTTTGCGGATACACAACGAAAGATGGGAAG GTGTTCCCTTCATCATGAAAGCTGGAAAAGCCTTAAACTCAAGCAAGGCAGAGATTAGAGTCCAATTTAAGGATGTCCCTGGTGACATCTTCaaat GCAAAAAACAGGGTAGAAATGAATTCGTCATACGCCTGCAACCTAAAGAGGCCATGTACATGAAATTAACT GTCAAGAAACCCGGACTGGATATGTCAACCATCCAAAGCGAATTAGATTTGTCTTATGGACAGCGCTATCAAGATGCCGTAATCCCAGAGGCTTATGAACGATTAATTCTAGACAC AATTCGAGGAGATCAACAGCATTTTGTCCGCAGGGATGAGCTTAAG GCCGCTTGGGAGATCTTTACTCCTCTGTTACACAGGATTGACGAGGGCAAAATGAAACCACTTCCATACAAAAGAGAAAGCCGAGGTCCAGCTGAAGCTGACGAGTTGCTCGAAAAGGCTGGATATGTGCAGACACACGGATATATATGGATCCCACCTACACTATAA
- the LOC113273121 gene encoding uncharacterized protein LOC113273121, with translation MEQQKWLSKLLGYDYEIVFRHGKENVVVDALSRLSGPQFASLSAHIFSGVHAIVNECYQDDEYGSPISSLRANPGFKRNYTYVDGILRYKQRIVVVSSSSCMKPKDWFKWLSWAKWWYNTSFHTAIQMTPCEALYSRPPPIILSYLPGSTPVHDVDINLQARDHTLKLLKSHLKEAQTRMKKYADSHRTERSFQDNDWVYLRLQPYRKTTVASQYFSKLSPRFYDPFRVLEKIGIVAYKLELPTTSRINPVFHVSQLKKKLGTTVNVVDVLQDIIDYEKWEPSAILQRQMYKKVNHAGTQWIVQWKNLPKDEATCEDADDFIARFPEYKT, from the exons ATGGAACAACAAAAATGGTTATCCAAATTATTGGGATACGACTATGAGATTGTTTTTCGTCATGGCAAAGAGAATGTAGTTGTTGATGCCTTATCTCGTCTTTCCGGGCCTCAATTTGCTTCACTCTCAGCACATATTTTCTCTGGTGTACATGCCATTGTAAATGAATGTTATCAGGATGATGAATATGGGTCACCCATTTCTAGTTTGCGTGCTAATCCTGGATTTAAACGCAATTATACTTACGTAGATGGAATTTTAAGATATAAGCAAAGGATTgtggttgtttcttcttcttcttg TAtgaagccaaaagattggtttaaaTGGCTCTCATGGGCCAAATGGTGGTATAACACAAGCTTTCATACTGCCATCCAAATGACTCCATGTGAAGCTTTATATAGTAGACCTCCTCCAATAATTTTATCATACTTACCAGGCTCTACGCCAGTGCATGATGTTGATATTAATCTCCAAGCCAGAGATCATACTCTTAAACTTTTGAAGTCTCACTTGAAAGAAGCTCAAACTCGGATGAAGAAATATGCTGACTCTCATAGAACAGAACGTAGCTTTCAGGATAATGATTGGGTTTATTTGCGCCTACAGCCATATCGGAAAACCACTGTTGCTAGTCAATATTTTTCGAAGCTATCTCCTCGATTTTACGACCCTTTTCGAGTCTTGGAGAAAATTGGAATTGTGGCTTATAAATTAGAGCTTCCTACCACCAGTCGTATTAATCCTGTTTTCcatgtttctcaattgaagaagaagctaGGAACAACTGTCAATGTTGTTGATGTTTTACAAGATATAATCGATTATGAAAAATGGGAACCATCTGCAATTTTGCAACGACAGATGTACAAGAAAGTTAATCATGCTGGTACTCAAtggattgtgcaatggaagaaccTTCCTAAAGATGAAGCAACTTGTGAAGACGCTGACGATTTCATTGCACGATTTCCAGAATATAAGACTTGA